A genomic window from Euryarchaeota archaeon includes:
- a CDS encoding kinase, with product MIISRTPYRISFFGGGSDYPAWYLREGGVVLSTTIDKYCYISCRYLPPFFNIKHRIVWSHIETVTTLKDILHPAVRECLKYMGFDDALGLEIHHQGDLPARSGMGSSSSFSVGLIHALTALRGQTIGKHELALKAIELEQNVMKDSVGAQDQVAAAHGGLNRIRFLKSGKIDVEPVKVAQDRHKELESNLIMLYTGMVRTASDVAKEVSSNLERKSESVLRMMDMAEEGAAILAGKASVDDFGALLDEAWQLKRGLAEAVSNDVIDGVYRTAKANGALGGKLLGAGAGGFMLFYIPPGKQRNVQRALSQYLWVPFSFESTGSSIIATDGA from the coding sequence GTGATTACCCTGCCTGGTATCTCCGGGAAGGCGGCGTCGTCTTGTCAACAACGATAGACAAGTACTGCTACATTTCGTGCCGCTACCTGCCGCCCTTCTTCAACATAAAGCACAGGATCGTGTGGTCTCATATCGAGACGGTGACGACACTTAAGGACATCTTGCATCCAGCCGTCCGCGAATGTCTGAAGTACATGGGTTTCGACGACGCGCTCGGTCTCGAAATTCATCACCAAGGTGACCTCCCGGCGAGAAGCGGAATGGGCTCCAGCTCATCGTTTTCCGTGGGATTGATCCACGCGCTCACGGCCCTTCGCGGCCAGACGATTGGAAAGCACGAACTGGCGCTGAAAGCAATCGAGCTCGAGCAGAATGTGATGAAAGACAGCGTTGGGGCGCAAGATCAAGTCGCGGCCGCCCACGGTGGACTAAACCGGATACGGTTTCTCAAGTCAGGAAAGATCGACGTTGAACCTGTGAAGGTCGCCCAAGATCGCCACAAGGAACTTGAATCGAACTTGATCATGCTCTACACCGGCATGGTCCGCACGGCGTCGGACGTTGCCAAGGAGGTTTCGTCCAATCTCGAAAGGAAGAGCGAATCCGTGCTACGCATGATGGATATGGCGGAAGAGGGCGCAGCGATCCTTGCGGGCAAAGCCTCCGTCGATGACTTCGGGGCCCTGCTCGACGAGGCCTGGCAATTGAAACGAGGCCTCGCCGAAGCGGTATCGAATGACGTCATCGACGGGGTGTACAGGACAGCAAAGGCAAACGGCGCGCTTGGCGGAAAACTGCTTGGCGCAGGCGCCGGAGGGTTCATGCTCTTCTACATTCCCCCTGGCAAGCAGAGGAACGTGCAACGAGCACTTAGTCAGTACCTATGGGTGCCTTTCTCGTTCGAGTCTACTGGAAGTTCGATCATCGCGACCGACGGCGCCTAA
- a CDS encoding NAD-dependent epimerase/dehydratase family protein, whose product MTRFKKILVTGASGVAGSGLKAIAKEYEENEFTFLASRDCDLTDPQAVDTLFARLRPDAVLHMAAISGGIGLSTKHPATLLRDNVLMNVNVVEAARKYEIEKTVMSLSTGMYSPNAPLPIKEDYIHDGPPHSSNYSYAFAKRLVDPMIRAWRSEFGMNLIGVVPNGIFGEHDNFNYDDATLTPTLIRRFYENRGGDKAIVMWGDGSPLREVTYGKDIARAYMWCLEHYDEPQILHIGTTEEHSVREIAEMLADMYGISRERLEFDTSKPAGVSRKSTDNSRFVRLSDFKYTAYRTALENTVRWYVETSERNPANIRKGSKLFVRPEVATGRLR is encoded by the coding sequence ATGACCCGATTCAAGAAAATCCTGGTGACTGGGGCGTCCGGCGTTGCGGGCAGCGGACTGAAAGCCATTGCCAAGGAATATGAGGAAAATGAATTCACCTTCCTCGCATCCCGCGATTGCGACCTGACGGACCCGCAGGCCGTGGACACCCTTTTCGCAAGGCTGAGACCCGACGCGGTTTTACACATGGCCGCAATCTCTGGTGGAATCGGCCTTAGCACAAAACACCCGGCTACCCTCCTTCGCGACAACGTCCTCATGAATGTCAACGTCGTCGAGGCGGCTCGGAAATACGAAATAGAAAAAACCGTCATGTCTCTGTCGACAGGGATGTACTCTCCCAATGCGCCATTGCCAATAAAGGAGGATTACATCCACGATGGCCCCCCCCATTCGTCCAACTATAGCTACGCATTCGCTAAGCGCTTGGTCGATCCGATGATTCGTGCTTGGCGATCAGAATTCGGCATGAACTTGATCGGCGTTGTCCCGAACGGGATATTTGGGGAGCACGACAATTTCAATTACGATGACGCTACCCTGACGCCAACACTCATAAGGAGGTTTTACGAGAATCGCGGAGGGGATAAGGCAATCGTAATGTGGGGTGACGGCTCGCCGCTTCGCGAAGTCACGTACGGGAAGGACATTGCCCGCGCCTATATGTGGTGCCTAGAGCACTACGATGAACCTCAAATTCTGCACATAGGTACGACAGAGGAACATTCAGTTCGGGAAATCGCCGAAATGCTGGCCGACATGTACGGGATCTCCCGCGAACGTCTAGAGTTCGACACGAGCAAACCCGCGGGCGTTTCGAGGAAGAGCACCGACAATTCCCGATTCGTCAGGCTTAGCGACTTCAAGTACACTGCATATCGGACCGCCTTGGAGAACACCGTGCGCTGGTACGTGGAGACAAGCGAACGAAATCCAGCCAACATTCGCAAGGGGAGCAAGTTGTTCGTTCGCCCCGAGGTCGCGACGGGGAGATTGAGATGA
- a CDS encoding aldo/keto reductase, which translates to MRTRDVGKSGLKVSEVGFGTWGMGDSYGPVDDEESRASLRLGFENGIIFYDTADLYGDGRSERLIGEALGDVRDEIVISSKTGYLSHDGHQLFTPAHILKSLDASLNRLGTDHLDIYMLHSPPVDLLVKEPAILDTMRDLKDHGKITAFGISARSPEDAALAIAKTDLDVMEINLNLIDQRSRRSGLFEAACQAGVGLIARTPLAFGFLTGRYGPNATFPNDDHRSFWPRDQIRIWAEAPKKFEEIANARGCSITQLALLYCISDPAVASVIPGMLTAKEVHENVAAGGLPALSPKELEQIERIYDNNTFFVGGRRRRNADDN; encoded by the coding sequence ATGAGGACACGCGACGTTGGAAAGAGTGGTCTTAAGGTTTCGGAGGTCGGATTCGGGACCTGGGGCATGGGCGACTCCTACGGACCGGTTGATGATGAAGAATCACGGGCGTCCCTTCGCCTAGGTTTCGAAAACGGAATCATCTTCTACGACACGGCAGACCTTTACGGAGATGGGCGAAGCGAAAGGCTGATCGGGGAAGCGCTTGGGGACGTCCGCGATGAGATTGTGATTTCATCGAAGACAGGATACCTATCGCACGATGGCCACCAGTTGTTCACGCCCGCCCACATACTCAAATCTCTTGACGCCAGCCTCAACCGTCTGGGGACGGACCACCTCGATATCTACATGCTCCACAGCCCACCTGTGGACCTATTGGTCAAAGAACCCGCGATACTCGATACCATGCGCGACCTCAAAGATCATGGAAAAATAACGGCATTTGGGATTTCGGCGCGTTCGCCCGAAGACGCCGCTCTCGCAATCGCAAAGACCGATCTGGACGTCATGGAGATCAACCTGAACCTTATTGACCAAAGGTCGAGAAGGAGCGGGCTGTTTGAAGCAGCTTGTCAAGCTGGCGTAGGGCTAATCGCCCGGACACCGCTAGCATTCGGCTTCCTGACCGGTCGCTACGGTCCGAACGCTACCTTCCCCAATGACGACCATCGTTCATTTTGGCCAAGAGATCAAATCCGCATCTGGGCAGAGGCGCCAAAGAAATTCGAAGAAATCGCCAATGCCCGTGGGTGCTCCATCACACAACTAGCCCTACTCTACTGCATTTCGGACCCGGCCGTCGCCAGCGTAATCCCAGGTATGTTGACTGCAAAGGAAGTTCATGAGAACGTCGCCGCGGGCGGCCTTCCCGCATTGTCTCCGAAAGAACTCGAGCAAATCGAAAGAATCTATGACAACAATACGTTTTTCGTTGGTGGCCGGCGGCGAAGAAATGCGGATGACAATTGA
- a CDS encoding NUDIX hydrolase produces the protein MHTARTVFETKWFQILEESFPEHPELGSEPYYTIRAPPGVIVLALTRRREVVLVKQFRPAVRESTLEFPSGQMNADEMPEDAAARELLEETGYTARTYTYLGRYKALTSRNGSKQHVFVAEDASPTGHHEPERGIQVILATLPELKNRVASGEFDVFQYLGALVLADWKAGKGLLAAAGGG, from the coding sequence ATGCATACAGCGCGAACAGTATTCGAAACCAAATGGTTCCAGATCCTCGAGGAATCTTTTCCGGAACACCCAGAACTTGGGAGCGAACCGTACTATACTATCCGCGCCCCGCCGGGGGTGATCGTGCTTGCTTTGACCCGCAGGCGCGAGGTTGTCCTCGTGAAGCAATTCCGACCCGCCGTGCGCGAATCGACATTGGAATTTCCGAGCGGGCAAATGAATGCCGATGAGATGCCGGAAGACGCCGCGGCCCGTGAACTTCTTGAAGAGACAGGTTACACCGCTCGAACCTACACGTACCTGGGCCGGTACAAAGCACTCACGAGTCGTAATGGCTCCAAGCAACACGTTTTCGTGGCGGAGGATGCCTCGCCTACGGGCCACCATGAACCAGAGCGCGGCATCCAAGTCATTCTTGCTACTCTACCGGAACTAAAGAATCGTGTGGCGTCGGGTGAATTTGACGTGTTTCAGTATCTCGGTGCGTTGGTTTTGGCAGACTGGAAAGCCGGTAAGGGCCTACTAGCCGCCGCTGGTGGAGGCTGA
- a CDS encoding dTDP-4-dehydrorhamnose 3,5-epimerase family protein, producing MEVVKTKLDGVLMITPPTVFHDFRGSYVEIYNEQLYRQFGIHVNFVQDDISTSTRHVLRGLHGDNETWKLISCLYGKIYQVVTNNDPTHPQYRKWEAFTLSDENRLQLLIPPRFANGHVVMSDRAIFHYKQNTYYNRNGQFTIKWNDPALKIWWPVKDPILSERDS from the coding sequence ATGGAAGTTGTAAAAACCAAACTGGATGGAGTCCTGATGATCACGCCCCCGACCGTATTCCACGATTTTCGCGGCTCGTATGTGGAAATATACAACGAGCAATTGTATCGACAATTTGGGATCCACGTGAACTTCGTGCAAGACGACATTTCCACTTCCACTCGACATGTGCTTCGAGGATTGCATGGGGACAACGAGACCTGGAAGCTTATCAGCTGCCTGTACGGAAAAATCTACCAAGTAGTTACGAATAACGACCCGACCCACCCCCAATACCGCAAATGGGAAGCATTCACCCTCTCCGACGAGAACCGATTGCAATTGCTCATTCCGCCAAGATTTGCTAACGGTCACGTTGTCATGAGCGATCGGGCCATATTCCACTACAAGCAAAACACGTACTACAACAGGAATGGCCAGTTCACCATCAAGTGGAACGACCCGGCGCTGAAAATCTGGTGGCCCGTCAAGGACCCGATTCTCAGCGAGCGCGATTCCTAG